The Rhodamnia argentea isolate NSW1041297 chromosome 7, ASM2092103v1, whole genome shotgun sequence genome contains the following window.
GAcgtgagggggaaaaaaaattcaacgtaAGAGAAAAATTTACTGAAATTCCTGAAGTTGGGCCGGTTAATTTCGAGTATGCTAATAATGACCATCTGTATTGCAATCTAGCCCCTTTAAACACTAGTATTTACTATTTAGACGCGCTCATGCAAATGAATTTCCCAGCTAACGTTCATCTTATGATCAAACCGAGGTCATTTATTAGTCAAGAATGTGATATAACAACGTTCATAAAAACGAAAATCCTCAGACTTTGGACCCCTAATTTCTAGCTAAACAGCCCAAAGAATAAATTAAACCAAGCCAAATCCAATTTAATTAGCCACCAATGAGCAAACTAACTCCAAGAGCGATCACAAGACCCACGCCACCCGCCCAAGGAAACCCCACTTTCGAAGACGAGGAACGTGACGGGGCTGGCGCAGGAGCCTCCGCATCCGACGGGCTTGGACCAGCCGGCTGCGGCGGCACTCCCGCCGGTGTATCCGATCCAGGTGGCGGCGAAGCTGGAGGTTGGGCCACGGGTGGCACCGGCGATGGAGTTGAGGGGCTGCCATGAGCCTTTGGCCGGATGGCCAGAACCACGACGATGAGCTTCTGGCCTGCATTGCACCTGTCCGCAATGccgctgatgaagaagaaggggccaGAGCGGTCAAACTTGAACCTGGAGCCGCCGTCGGTGAGGGAGACAAGAGGTTTGTTGGTGTCGCACGAATTGTAGTCGTCCTTCGTCACCACCAGGACCGAGTCCTTCCCTTTCTCGTACTTGAAAACTACCGAAAAAAACACAAGACGGACAAAACATCATCAAGTCAAGAAAACAtacgacattgcatattagcccttcatagagagagagagagatattacaGAGGGTGTCGTTGACTTGGAACCGATTTCTCCCCGCCCATTGATTGTAGCCCTCGGAAGGATTTTGGACCCAGCCATCTTTGCCGCCCACATAGAAGTCGTAGGCTTCGGAACAAGCTGCGAACTGCAATGCCACGGCCACGAACAACCACGCGACGAATCTCGTGGACTCCATTAGAGACTGGTAATCAAAGCTatagctcagagagagagagagagagagagagagagagagagagagaacaagttGGTGAACGGTGAAGATTGGGCTTATGGAAGGAGATGTATATATAGAGAGAGCCGAGGGAGGATTCACTTCAGAATTTTCATGAGGTTACCGTTGAGAGAGCAGGATGCATGCAGGGAAAAATTGCGCAGAAAATGCATTGAGACC
Protein-coding sequences here:
- the LOC115754487 gene encoding early nodulin-like protein 1, whose product is MESTRFVAWLFVAVALQFAACSEAYDFYVGGKDGWVQNPSEGYNQWAGRNRFQVNDTLFFKYEKGKDSVLVVTKDDYNSCDTNKPLVSLTDGGSRFKFDRSGPFFFISGIADRCNAGQKLIVVVLAIRPKAHGSPSTPSPVPPVAQPPASPPPGSDTPAGVPPQPAGPSPSDAEAPAPAPSRSSSSKVGFPWAGGVGLVIALGVSLLIGG